The window GGCTCGGATTCAGTGATAAAATTCTCGGGTATGACCTGATCCCCAAACTGTTGAATACAGAGGCTGAAAGATAAAAATGCTGCCGGTCAGAGATATGGAGCATAAAAACAACGGATACCGGTTACTGCCGATAACAAGTTATAAGTCATTGGCAATGCAATATTGTACGATGGAAATAGCCGGCGTATCCGTCTCCGTTTTATTAAGAGCTTACGTCGCCGCTGTTGTTTTTAGGCTGTCATGCATGTATCATATTGAGACACAAAAGCAGCGCTTGTATGTTGCAATGCCGCTGTTTTTGCATGTCCGGGAGGAATGACAGACAATGGGAAACTCGCAGGAACTGTACTACTGGGTCATATGGTGGGGCTGGTGGATAGTACAGTTTGTGCTCTATACACTTCTTGGTTTACTCATGTGTGACGGAGTATATCAGATTATCGTCAGCATAAGAGGATTCTGGAATCAGAAGGAGATGCCACGCGCGAAGCGCTACCGCAGGTTTGCTGTGCTTATCCCCGCCCATAACGAAGCGCAGGTTATCGTTCCGCTTCTCAGGAGCCTGCTGGATCAGAACTATCCAAAGAACTGCTACCGGGTCTTTGTTTCCTGTGACAATTGTACCGACAACACGGCGGAGCTCGTACGCGAGCACGGGGCCGTTGCTCTTGAGCGCTTTGACGCGGAACACAACGGCAAGACGTGGAATGTACGCTGGGCGTTGACCAAACTGCCTATGGACGAGGTAGATGCACTTGCCATGTTCGACGCGGATAACCTTGCGGATAAAAACTTCCTTGCCCGTATGAACGACTATATGGAGCTTCATCCTGAGGCAGAGGCAATACAGGGCGTCCTCGATGTAAAAAATCCGGATGATAATTGGCTGACACGTTCTTATGCGCTTGCTTACTGGTTCTCCAACCGCTTCTGGCAGCTTGCGCGCGGACTGTGGGGTCTTTCATGCACACTTGGCGGTACAGGGCTTGTGATCCGTGCCGCTACGCTTGAGAGGATCGGATGGGACCTCGAAAGCCTCACTGAGGATCTCGAGATGTCTACGCGTCTGATATTGTCAGGCAGCAGGGTCCACTGGAACGACGCTGCATTGATCTACGACGAAAAACCTCAGAGCATGGAGGTCTCAAAACGTCAGCGTACCCGCTGGATGCAGGGTCACTACTGGGTATTATGGCACTACGGCATGGATGCGCTTAAATCATTCTTTGTAACCAGGAAACTCCAGTACCTCGACCTCTTTCTCTATCTGCTCGCGCCGGCGAAGTCCTGTCTCGGAATAATCATAATGATCGCGGGCATGGCGTACACGCTGGTGAACAATATGATCCTTTTCCCGACAATTTCCAAGAGCACGCCGCAGACAACTATAGATTGGGTACTCTTCTTCGGGCTGCCGATATTCTTCATAATCGCGTTTTGTCTGATATGTGTCATTGTTGGACCTTCCATGCACGAAAAGAAATTCACTTTGAGATACGTCAAAGATACGTTTGCATATTTTTGGTTTGGGATCACCTGGATACCGATATTGTTTAAGGCTGCGTTCCTTGCAAAAAACCAGGGAATATGGGTCAAAACGGAACAT of the Synergistaceae bacterium genome contains:
- a CDS encoding glycosyltransferase, producing the protein MGNSQELYYWVIWWGWWIVQFVLYTLLGLLMCDGVYQIIVSIRGFWNQKEMPRAKRYRRFAVLIPAHNEAQVIVPLLRSLLDQNYPKNCYRVFVSCDNCTDNTAELVREHGAVALERFDAEHNGKTWNVRWALTKLPMDEVDALAMFDADNLADKNFLARMNDYMELHPEAEAIQGVLDVKNPDDNWLTRSYALAYWFSNRFWQLARGLWGLSCTLGGTGLVIRAATLERIGWDLESLTEDLEMSTRLILSGSRVHWNDAALIYDEKPQSMEVSKRQRTRWMQGHYWVLWHYGMDALKSFFVTRKLQYLDLFLYLLAPAKSCLGIIIMIAGMAYTLVNNMILFPTISKSTPQTTIDWVLFFGLPIFFIIAFCLICVIVGPSMHEKKFTLRYVKDTFAYFWFGITWIPILFKAAFLAKNQGIWVKTEHTRGISLDQIEKD